A single genomic interval of Fructobacillus americanaquae harbors:
- a CDS encoding YdhK family protein, with product MQKKTIGWLLALGLVFILGVVLVLGMGKKDKRHTQKMTMSSSQMQMSSSSAMAMSSSMSGMDMDESLPTDLPNANQPKYSVGSKITLEADHMTGMKGAKGTVVAAYAVKLYEVDYQPTNGDKKVSGHKWLTKEDFSDMMDHQVGDMVTLTSTHMAEMKGAKATITKVVNGPAYVVSYQPTNGGKMVMNHKYLVESEIKSR from the coding sequence ATGCAGAAGAAAACAATTGGTTGGTTATTGGCCCTGGGACTAGTCTTTATCTTGGGTGTGGTACTGGTTTTGGGAATGGGAAAAAAGGATAAGCGCCATACCCAAAAGATGACCATGTCTAGTAGTCAGATGCAGATGTCCTCATCATCAGCAATGGCCATGTCGTCTTCGATGTCTGGCATGGACATGGATGAAAGTTTACCAACTGATTTACCAAATGCTAATCAACCGAAGTACTCGGTTGGCTCAAAGATTACTTTAGAGGCTGACCATATGACGGGAATGAAGGGCGCTAAGGGAACTGTCGTGGCCGCCTATGCTGTCAAACTCTATGAGGTTGATTACCAGCCAACTAATGGAGACAAAAAGGTCAGCGGTCACAAGTGGTTAACCAAGGAAGACTTTTCTGACATGATGGATCACCAAGTAGGTGATATGGTCACGTTAACAAGTACTCATATGGCCGAAATGAAGGGGGCTAAAGCAACCATCACAAAGGTGGTTAATGGTCCTGCTTATGTAGTTAGCTATCAGCCAACCAATGGTGGTAAGATGGTCATGAATCATAAGTACTTGGTTGAAAGCGAAATCAAGTCTCGATAA
- a CDS encoding dihydrolipoyl dehydrogenase family protein, translating into MDFSVLYIGSGQASWNGAVPLAKSGAKVAVIEESQYGGVCSNKGCNAKIILDKPLELINRVKDLQGRGIDGVPTVNWEDLMAHKHELIVPQNAHGKERLDNVGITTITGHAEFVDSHTVAVDGTTYTADKIVIATGLRPHVLDVPGHELFENSTDFLSLPHMPKHVTILGGGFVAIEFATIANAVGAQVDVITRSNRLLRQFPAKYVAEVQADLKARGVRFIPDMNIKSAEKSAAGQITLTGDHEFQLTTDYVLDATGRVPNHDQLNLEAIGVEANQRGIVVNEYLQTSVENIYAAGDAVDKQIPKLTPTAAFESRYLTARFKGDNDGPIAYPAISEVVFTSPRIAQVGVHLDQALAEPDRYEVVEASYDGDWYRQVENEQGAKLSLIFDQNSKALVGAAEKSNNADNTINTIVPYIQMKMTKEQLNDLVYVFPSIEYTLQRRLPLV; encoded by the coding sequence ATGGATTTTTCAGTACTATACATTGGCAGCGGACAGGCAAGCTGGAACGGCGCGGTCCCACTGGCTAAGTCTGGCGCTAAGGTGGCCGTGATTGAAGAAAGCCAATACGGGGGTGTGTGTTCGAATAAGGGTTGCAATGCCAAGATTATCTTGGATAAGCCTTTGGAATTAATTAATCGAGTCAAAGACCTTCAGGGTCGGGGCATTGATGGTGTCCCAACTGTTAACTGGGAAGATTTGATGGCCCACAAGCACGAATTGATTGTGCCACAGAATGCCCACGGCAAGGAACGGTTGGATAACGTTGGCATCACGACAATCACCGGCCATGCCGAGTTTGTTGATTCACATACGGTTGCTGTTGATGGCACAACCTACACGGCCGATAAGATTGTCATTGCTACTGGGTTACGTCCCCACGTCTTGGATGTCCCAGGCCATGAACTTTTTGAAAATTCGACTGACTTTCTTTCCTTGCCACATATGCCCAAGCATGTAACTATTTTGGGTGGTGGCTTCGTGGCCATTGAATTTGCGACGATTGCTAACGCTGTGGGGGCTCAGGTTGATGTGATTACCCGGTCAAACCGTTTATTGCGTCAGTTCCCGGCCAAGTATGTGGCCGAAGTCCAGGCTGATTTGAAGGCCCGTGGTGTTCGCTTTATTCCCGATATGAACATCAAGAGCGCTGAAAAGAGTGCGGCTGGTCAAATTACCTTGACCGGCGACCATGAGTTCCAATTGACAACTGACTATGTCTTGGATGCAACCGGCCGCGTGCCAAACCATGATCAGTTGAACTTGGAGGCAATCGGGGTCGAAGCCAACCAGCGTGGGATTGTGGTGAATGAATACTTGCAAACGTCGGTTGAAAATATTTATGCAGCCGGTGATGCTGTTGACAAGCAGATACCAAAGTTAACGCCAACCGCAGCTTTTGAATCCCGATATTTGACTGCTCGTTTTAAGGGGGACAACGACGGACCAATTGCTTATCCAGCAATTTCAGAAGTTGTCTTCACCTCACCAAGAATTGCCCAGGTTGGGGTTCACCTTGACCAGGCCTTGGCAGAACCTGATCGTTATGAAGTTGTGGAAGCCTCTTATGATGGTGACTGGTATCGTCAGGTAGAAAATGAGCAGGGGGCGAAGCTTTCACTGATTTTTGATCAGAATAGCAAGGCTTTGGTTGGCGCAGCGGAAAAGTCGAATAACGCTGACAATACCATTAATACGATTGTGCCTTACATTCAAATGAAGATGACTAAGGAACAGTTAAACGACTTAGTGTATGTTTTCCCATCAATCGAGTACACTTTGCAACGGCGCTTGCCACTCGTCTGA
- the xseA gene encoding exodeoxyribonuclease VII large subunit, translated as MADSSQYLTVGALTGYLKAKFDRDPYLAKVYLTGEISNLGNRKGRHLYFSLKDPDGKSVIRATMFSYASRLKFEPKEGMKVLAIGRVQIYEPSGSYSIILDQMTPDGIGDLFLALNQLKEKLSQEGLFAQEKQALPLLPKKIAVITSPTGAVVEDVAKTVERRLPDAQVILLPAVVQGEGAVPSLLNQLNRIDDLDFDTVIIGRGGGSIEDLWAFNDEALVRQVAALKTPVIASVGHETDNTLVDLVADRRAATPTAAAELATPVTRQNILDRLFELKTRLVVAGRQTITQRQQVLDQIVNRPIMQQPDRLYAAYQQEVDQLTSRLGRGFNRQLEQKQYRFQQAKNGLVKEQKQLLRPYQEALSLASTKLDLVSPLKILAAGYTIVKGPKDQVIKQKADLQVGELVHLTFADGEVPAQITGE; from the coding sequence ATGGCAGATTCGTCACAGTACCTGACAGTCGGTGCGTTAACCGGCTATTTGAAAGCAAAATTTGACCGTGATCCATACTTGGCCAAGGTTTATTTAACGGGAGAAATTTCAAACCTAGGCAATCGAAAGGGGCGCCACCTGTATTTTTCTTTGAAGGATCCAGATGGTAAATCAGTCATTCGAGCAACGATGTTTTCCTATGCGTCAAGATTGAAGTTTGAGCCCAAGGAGGGGATGAAGGTTCTGGCCATTGGCCGAGTGCAGATTTATGAACCATCTGGTTCTTACTCGATTATTTTAGACCAAATGACGCCTGATGGTATTGGTGACCTTTTCTTAGCCCTCAATCAGTTGAAGGAAAAGCTGAGTCAAGAAGGACTGTTTGCCCAAGAAAAGCAGGCCTTGCCATTACTACCCAAAAAGATTGCCGTGATTACTTCACCCACGGGAGCTGTGGTTGAAGACGTTGCTAAGACGGTTGAACGGCGCTTGCCGGATGCCCAGGTAATCTTGTTACCGGCGGTTGTCCAGGGTGAAGGGGCGGTGCCATCGTTACTGAATCAGCTGAATCGAATTGACGACCTTGACTTCGACACGGTCATTATTGGACGAGGTGGTGGGTCAATTGAGGACCTTTGGGCCTTTAATGATGAAGCTCTGGTACGTCAGGTGGCGGCATTAAAAACACCCGTGATTGCTTCGGTTGGTCATGAAACGGATAATACGCTGGTCGACTTGGTTGCTGACCGCCGGGCAGCAACACCAACGGCAGCAGCCGAACTCGCAACACCGGTGACGCGGCAAAACATCCTTGATCGCTTGTTTGAGTTGAAGACACGCTTGGTGGTTGCTGGACGGCAAACCATTACCCAACGTCAGCAGGTCTTAGACCAAATTGTCAATCGCCCAATTATGCAACAACCAGACCGATTATACGCCGCTTACCAGCAGGAAGTTGACCAATTAACGAGTCGCCTTGGTCGTGGCTTTAATCGTCAGCTCGAACAAAAACAATACCGCTTTCAACAGGCAAAAAATGGCCTAGTCAAAGAGCAAAAGCAATTGTTACGACCTTACCAGGAGGCTCTTTCCCTAGCCAGCACGAAGTTGGACTTGGTGTCACCACTGAAAATCTTAGCGGCGGGTTACACGATTGTGAAGGGACCAAAAGATCAGGTTATCAAGCAAAAAGCTGATTTACAAGTTGGGGAACTGGTCCACTTAACTTTTGCGGATGGTGAAGTGCCCGCTCAAATTACAGGAGAATAA
- a CDS encoding exodeoxyribonuclease VII small subunit, whose translation MAEKVSFEDKLKQLEVIVSALEKGDRPLETALTDFQTGVSLAKDLQKTLQDAEKTLAKVMDDDGNLTDLELTNHD comes from the coding sequence ATGGCTGAAAAAGTATCATTTGAAGATAAGTTAAAACAACTCGAAGTTATCGTATCGGCTTTGGAAAAGGGCGACCGTCCCTTGGAAACCGCTTTAACGGACTTTCAGACGGGCGTTTCCTTGGCCAAGGACCTGCAGAAAACCCTGCAGGATGCTGAAAAAACTTTGGCTAAGGTTATGGATGATGATGGCAATTTGACTGATTTGGAACTAACCAACCATGACTAA
- a CDS encoding polyprenyl synthetase family protein: MTKFNNFSKKYQPQVNAALKSEVDQQGPKKSSSDWKQMLTYALLTPGKRLRPLLALAVIDSFGQEITVDAIQAATALEWVHAYSLVHDDLPEMDNDAYRRGQLAVHALYGPASAVLVGDALQTGAFALLTALTGVNAEQKVAMVATLAEKAGVNGMVLGQVLDMQNHDIDEDQVALAAVLDQVYQKKTADLLQAAALIGGHYVNLAAKDLNHLADFAGAFGLLFQIQDDLADYDQDQEEGVVSLVHLVGQDQAHELVVQLTKRAKQALSDLTQENENFDSELLTSLLAKIGA, encoded by the coding sequence ATGACTAAATTTAACAATTTTTCAAAAAAATATCAGCCACAGGTTAATGCGGCTTTAAAATCTGAGGTTGATCAGCAAGGACCAAAAAAGTCCTCCAGTGACTGGAAACAGATGCTGACCTATGCACTCTTAACACCCGGAAAACGCTTGCGACCATTGTTAGCCTTGGCCGTGATTGACTCCTTTGGCCAAGAAATCACGGTGGATGCCATTCAGGCTGCCACGGCCCTTGAGTGGGTTCATGCTTATTCCTTGGTCCACGATGATTTGCCGGAAATGGATAACGATGCCTACCGTCGCGGACAACTAGCTGTTCATGCCCTTTATGGCCCAGCCAGCGCCGTTTTGGTGGGGGATGCGTTGCAGACGGGAGCATTTGCTCTCTTGACTGCTCTGACGGGCGTAAATGCCGAGCAAAAGGTCGCCATGGTGGCAACGTTAGCTGAAAAAGCTGGTGTTAACGGGATGGTTTTGGGTCAGGTCTTAGATATGCAAAATCATGATATCGATGAGGACCAGGTCGCCTTAGCAGCTGTTTTGGATCAAGTCTACCAAAAAAAGACGGCTGATCTCCTCCAAGCGGCTGCTTTGATTGGTGGCCATTATGTCAACCTTGCTGCAAAAGATTTGAACCATTTGGCTGATTTTGCTGGCGCATTTGGCCTACTTTTCCAAATTCAAGATGATTTGGCTGATTATGACCAAGATCAAGAAGAAGGCGTTGTCTCCTTGGTTCACTTAGTTGGGCAAGACCAGGCGCATGAATTGGTGGTCCAGTTAACAAAGCGGGCTAAGCAGGCTCTTTCTGATTTAACTCAGGAAAATGAAAACTTTGATTCAGAATTATTAACGAGCCTTTTGGCTAAAATTGGAGCGTAA
- a CDS encoding TlyA family RNA methyltransferase, whose product MVAVAKERVDVLLVQQGLFTSREQAKRAIMAGQILGENEQRLDKAGEKIPVTTELHFKGELLPFVSRGGYKLVKAIETFGLAMADQIVLDIGSSTGGFTDVSLQNGAAHVYALDVGTNQLAWKLRIDDRVTVMENTNFRYAKLVDFLEGQPTRATIDVSFISLSLILPTLKDIIAQGGEVAALIKPQFEAGREAVGKHGIIKDPVVHRQVLAETLPMMVKNGFTVAGLTYSPIKGGQGNIEFLAWLKRSDEAQIDSSVAIDEVVAAAHGQLDQAGN is encoded by the coding sequence ATCGTGGCAGTAGCAAAAGAACGTGTGGATGTCTTACTCGTCCAGCAGGGACTCTTTACCTCTCGAGAACAGGCAAAGCGAGCCATTATGGCCGGGCAAATTCTTGGCGAAAATGAGCAACGGCTGGATAAGGCGGGTGAAAAGATCCCGGTCACAACTGAATTACACTTTAAGGGTGAACTATTGCCCTTTGTTTCGCGTGGTGGCTATAAATTAGTAAAGGCGATCGAGACTTTTGGCCTGGCCATGGCCGACCAAATTGTTTTAGACATCGGTTCTTCCACAGGTGGTTTTACGGATGTGTCGCTGCAAAACGGTGCTGCTCATGTGTATGCCTTGGATGTTGGGACCAACCAGTTGGCTTGGAAGCTGCGAATTGATGACCGTGTGACGGTCATGGAAAATACTAATTTTCGCTATGCTAAGTTGGTTGACTTTTTGGAGGGCCAACCTACGCGGGCAACTATCGATGTTTCCTTTATTTCTTTGTCGCTGATATTACCGACCTTGAAGGACATTATTGCCCAGGGTGGAGAAGTGGCAGCCTTGATCAAACCTCAATTTGAAGCGGGTCGAGAAGCAGTTGGGAAGCACGGCATCATCAAGGATCCTGTTGTTCACCGTCAGGTCTTGGCTGAAACTTTGCCAATGATGGTGAAAAATGGCTTTACCGTTGCTGGTTTAACCTACTCACCAATAAAAGGCGGGCAGGGAAATATTGAATTTTTGGCTTGGCTCAAGCGGTCTGATGAGGCTCAAATTGATTCAAGTGTTGCGATTGATGAAGTAGTTGCTGCAGCCCATGGCCAGTTAGACCAGGCTGGCAACTGA
- the recN gene encoding DNA repair protein RecN produces the protein MLEQLTIQNFAIIDQVDLSFDDQLTVLTGETGAGKSIIIDALAMVTGGRASTEMIRKGADKAVLQAVFSLAGDRAAGLREQLSAAGIELSDDQVVIYREFNHKGRSIVRINGVIVPLKVLSEFGAQLVEIQGQHDTSLLLNQDHHLDLLDQFAETDLSRSKYEYQGLFDRYRDLTRQIDQLKNRRQDINQRLDLLSFQQEELKEANLQPGEEDRLLADRSKLANHKKIADALDQAQQALNPGLDGGAIDLLAAAHQAMTQAASYDQDFENLAQSLSEAYYAAQDAGRDLDEAVSDLTFDEGALVEIDDRLQVIHNLKRKYGDSVDKILAFQQKVDRELADLDGGSFDLESLTKEKEAIKKKIVAAAQALTNSRQKVAKKLEKAVNRELADLLMEQAYFEVQFTPVTGFLPSGADRVAFFVQTNQGEGTKPLEKAASGGEASRLMLALKTIFIAQHGLPTVVFDEIDTGVSGRVGSAIAKKMQTIAEKTQVMAITHLPQVAAAATRHFLIEKFNLNDRTVTQVKDLTENQRDQAIAMMLSGNQVTDAALANAKDLRAKAQG, from the coding sequence ATGCTTGAACAATTAACCATACAAAATTTTGCGATTATTGACCAAGTTGACTTGTCATTTGACGACCAATTAACCGTTTTAACGGGTGAGACAGGTGCCGGAAAATCAATTATTATTGATGCTTTGGCCATGGTCACCGGTGGCCGGGCCAGTACGGAAATGATTCGTAAGGGGGCCGACAAGGCCGTCTTACAGGCCGTTTTTTCTCTTGCAGGCGACCGAGCTGCTGGCTTACGAGAACAATTGAGTGCTGCTGGGATTGAACTAAGTGACGACCAAGTTGTCATTTACCGCGAGTTTAACCATAAGGGGCGGTCAATTGTGCGGATTAACGGGGTGATTGTGCCTCTCAAGGTGCTTTCTGAGTTTGGGGCTCAGTTGGTTGAAATCCAGGGCCAGCATGATACCTCGCTGCTGTTAAATCAGGACCACCATTTAGACCTGTTGGACCAGTTTGCCGAAACTGATTTAAGCCGGTCTAAGTATGAATATCAAGGGCTTTTTGACCGTTATCGTGATCTGACCCGCCAGATTGATCAACTAAAAAATCGAAGGCAGGATATTAACCAGCGGTTGGACCTGCTGTCTTTTCAGCAAGAAGAGCTGAAAGAAGCCAACCTACAACCGGGAGAAGAAGATCGGCTCTTGGCCGATCGGAGTAAGCTCGCAAACCATAAAAAGATTGCGGATGCCCTAGACCAGGCACAGCAGGCCTTGAATCCAGGTTTGGATGGCGGTGCGATTGACCTTTTGGCTGCCGCTCATCAAGCAATGACCCAGGCTGCCTCCTATGACCAAGACTTTGAAAACTTGGCTCAATCGTTGTCCGAGGCCTACTATGCTGCGCAGGATGCTGGTCGTGATTTAGACGAGGCAGTTTCTGATTTGACCTTTGACGAGGGGGCTTTGGTGGAAATCGATGATCGTTTGCAGGTTATTCATAACCTAAAGCGGAAGTATGGCGACTCTGTCGATAAAATTTTAGCCTTCCAGCAAAAGGTTGATCGAGAACTAGCCGATTTAGATGGTGGCTCTTTTGATTTGGAATCATTGACAAAGGAAAAGGAAGCGATCAAGAAGAAAATTGTTGCCGCTGCTCAAGCACTGACCAACAGCCGACAAAAGGTGGCTAAGAAGTTGGAGAAAGCAGTTAACCGTGAGTTGGCAGACTTACTGATGGAACAAGCCTATTTTGAAGTTCAATTCACCCCCGTTACAGGCTTTTTGCCTAGCGGAGCAGACAGGGTTGCCTTTTTTGTTCAAACCAACCAGGGGGAAGGAACGAAGCCACTAGAAAAGGCAGCTTCCGGTGGTGAGGCTTCACGGCTGATGTTGGCCTTAAAAACGATTTTCATTGCCCAACATGGCCTACCAACGGTTGTCTTTGACGAAATTGATACTGGTGTTTCTGGTCGAGTTGGTTCCGCCATTGCCAAGAAGATGCAAACAATTGCCGAGAAGACTCAGGTCATGGCCATCACCCATTTACCTCAAGTGGCCGCAGCGGCCACCCGCCACTTCTTGATTGAGAAGTTTAATCTGAACGATCGGACGGTGACACAGGTTAAAGATCTGACAGAAAATCAGCGTGATCAAGCGATTGCGATGATGCTTTCTGGCAATCAGGTAACCGATGCTGCCCTGGCGAATGCCAAGGATTTGCGGGCAAAGGCCCAGGGATAA
- a CDS encoding NCS2 family permease: MSFLSSYFQFEKLGTSFRKEVVAGLTTFVAMSYILFLNPTVLGDAGMNKGAVFTATALASGIATIFMGLVARYPIAIAPGLGVNAFFAYSVVIGLGVKWQTAMAGILVAAVIFLLLTMFKIREKIIDAIPSDLKIAIAAGIGLFIAFIGLHNAGLIVANKDTMVAMGSLTNANTLLAIFGIVLTLVLLAINTPAAIFVGMIGTTIVGFIFSLIKMPSSIIGSVPSLKPTFGESINYLGHINTFQMWVVVLTFLIVTFFDTAGTLIGLAEQAGFMENNKMPRAGKALMADAVGMTAGAVLGTSPTSAYVESSSGIAVGGRSGLTSVVTGLLFFAALIFSPLLSVVTDAVTAPALVIVGIMMAKNLQKIKWDDLAVAAPAFLVVVGMPLTYSISDGIALGFIVYPITMVATKRAKEVNWLMYLLAVIFVLFLYSTHS; encoded by the coding sequence ATGTCCTTTCTCTCGTCATATTTCCAGTTTGAAAAACTGGGCACTTCTTTCAGAAAAGAAGTGGTCGCCGGCTTGACTACTTTTGTAGCCATGTCATACATCCTGTTCTTGAATCCAACCGTCCTTGGCGACGCTGGTATGAACAAGGGGGCCGTCTTTACGGCCACTGCCTTAGCCTCTGGAATTGCGACAATTTTTATGGGTCTGGTGGCCCGTTACCCAATCGCAATTGCCCCAGGTTTGGGTGTCAATGCTTTCTTCGCTTATTCCGTTGTTATTGGTTTGGGCGTCAAGTGGCAAACTGCAATGGCTGGTATCCTAGTTGCTGCCGTTATCTTTTTGCTCTTAACCATGTTTAAGATTCGTGAAAAAATCATCGATGCCATCCCTTCGGATTTGAAGATTGCTATCGCTGCTGGAATCGGTCTTTTTATCGCCTTCATTGGTTTGCACAATGCTGGTTTGATTGTAGCCAACAAGGATACGATGGTTGCAATGGGCTCATTAACCAACGCCAACACGCTCCTAGCTATTTTTGGAATCGTCTTGACCTTAGTTTTGCTGGCCATTAACACACCAGCTGCCATCTTCGTTGGAATGATTGGTACAACAATCGTTGGCTTCATCTTCAGTTTGATTAAGATGCCAAGTTCAATCATTGGTTCTGTTCCTTCCTTAAAGCCAACTTTTGGAGAATCAATCAACTACCTCGGTCACATCAATACCTTCCAAATGTGGGTTGTCGTCTTGACCTTCTTAATTGTGACCTTCTTCGATACGGCTGGAACGTTGATCGGCTTGGCCGAACAAGCTGGCTTCATGGAAAACAACAAGATGCCACGTGCCGGTAAGGCTTTGATGGCCGATGCCGTTGGAATGACCGCCGGTGCAGTTTTGGGAACTTCACCAACTTCAGCTTACGTTGAATCATCATCAGGAATTGCCGTTGGTGGCCGTTCTGGTTTGACTTCGGTTGTAACTGGTTTGCTCTTCTTCGCTGCCCTGATTTTCTCACCATTGTTGTCAGTGGTAACGGATGCCGTGACTGCCCCTGCTTTGGTAATCGTTGGAATCATGATGGCCAAGAACTTGCAAAAGATTAAGTGGGATGATTTGGCTGTTGCCGCACCGGCCTTCTTGGTTGTTGTTGGTATGCCATTAACTTATTCAATTTCAGATGGTATTGCTCTTGGCTTTATCGTTTACCCAATCACGATGGTTGCTACAAAGCGTGCAAAGGAAGTTAACTGGTTGATGTACCTCTTAGCCGTTATTTTCGTCTTATTCTTGTACTCAACTCATAGCTAA
- a CDS encoding HdeD family acid-resistance protein: MSSNSLRYFMGIDGLVAIIFGLLVVVLPTDTATVAAAIIGVMMVASGLFKIVHAIKNTALTGWNKIGASLLGFFYILAGLIIFINMHVASVSVFMVVGLMVGIAWLFEGVIQFSIISRLVDHQSWLSFSAVLHLIAGVLLMASPLFGGALLWIWLGVSLIVLGVYRLLMFFRF, translated from the coding sequence ATGTCAAGTAATTCATTACGCTACTTTATGGGGATTGATGGCCTTGTAGCCATTATCTTTGGTCTTTTAGTTGTCGTTCTACCCACCGATACGGCAACCGTTGCCGCGGCCATCATTGGTGTCATGATGGTTGCTTCCGGTTTATTTAAAATTGTTCATGCTATCAAAAACACCGCACTAACTGGTTGGAACAAGATTGGTGCTAGTCTTCTGGGATTTTTTTATATTTTGGCTGGTTTAATTATCTTTATTAATATGCACGTTGCATCAGTTTCTGTCTTTATGGTTGTTGGTCTAATGGTAGGAATTGCCTGGTTGTTTGAGGGGGTTATCCAATTCTCGATCATTAGCCGCCTTGTTGATCACCAATCTTGGCTAAGCTTTTCAGCTGTCTTGCATCTTATTGCCGGTGTCTTGTTGATGGCTAGCCCTCTCTTTGGTGGGGCCTTATTGTGGATATGGTTAGGGGTTAGCCTCATCGTTCTTGGGGTCTACCGGCTTTTGATGTTTTTCCGTTTTTAA
- a CDS encoding collagen binding domain-containing protein, with amino-acid sequence MLVFFASFLLMLGIGVGPAMTKVSAGDVSSAYITSASVYKTSNHQTDNFDSYDDLMVRWNFDIPKGAGIATDQPITVVVPDVFQIPNSLDFQIHERNGGVIANAHRDKNTREITVHFTSDGAAANVSRALSGYFEINFNWDLSKVSLNTKKTINWQLDHSVVPGASTDIHINQGSAPDKTEVLSKFGWFDLKDPTLLHWKVRINYRKQNIQNAVVVDQLDGHSTFVPNGFGSTVDSSDDGALLVDLSRLTLASDSKFHIDFGDINQTYVLTYETRLKSGAQASSHGNTVNLIGDNL; translated from the coding sequence TTGCTGGTCTTTTTTGCTAGTTTCTTGTTAATGCTAGGAATCGGTGTTGGGCCGGCAATGACAAAAGTTTCTGCTGGAGATGTTTCTTCGGCCTACATTACCAGTGCTTCTGTTTATAAAACCAGTAATCATCAAACAGATAATTTTGATTCTTACGATGATTTAATGGTTCGATGGAATTTCGACATTCCTAAGGGGGCTGGCATTGCGACCGATCAACCCATTACGGTGGTGGTTCCTGATGTTTTTCAGATACCAAATTCGCTTGATTTTCAAATTCATGAGCGAAATGGTGGTGTGATTGCTAATGCTCATCGGGATAAGAATACCCGAGAAATTACTGTCCATTTCACCAGCGATGGTGCTGCTGCCAATGTTAGTCGTGCCTTATCTGGCTATTTCGAAATTAATTTTAACTGGGATTTGTCTAAAGTTTCTTTGAATACGAAAAAAACCATTAATTGGCAACTGGACCACAGCGTTGTTCCCGGTGCTAGCACCGATATTCACATCAATCAGGGGAGTGCTCCTGACAAAACCGAAGTTCTATCAAAATTTGGCTGGTTTGATTTGAAGGATCCAACACTGTTGCATTGGAAGGTTCGAATTAACTATCGTAAGCAAAACATTCAAAATGCGGTAGTTGTTGACCAGTTGGATGGTCATTCAACCTTTGTGCCGAATGGTTTTGGTTCGACGGTTGACTCATCTGATGATGGGGCGTTGCTGGTTGATTTGTCTAGATTAACGCTGGCTTCTGATTCTAAGTTCCATATTGATTTTGGAGATATTAATCAAACCTATGTATTAACTTACGAGACCCGTTTGAAATCAGGTGCCCAAGCTAGTTCGCACGGAAATACCGTTAATTTGATTGGTGATAACTTGTAA
- the pepA gene encoding glutamyl aminopeptidase — MDQHTWEQLVKYTELQGTSGQENQVRQAFKQDLTPLVDEVYQNKLGGVFGVKNQQSNGPRVMFAAHMDEVGFMVSGILPTGALQVVALGGWNPMTVSAHRFILFTKDGQYPVVSSSVSPHLLRGQAGGQGKLTIDDILFDAGFESADQAQTFGVRPGDFIVPATKTVRLANPNRAVSKAYDNRFGMVTILSALEELQRVKTPNTLIAGANVQEEVGLRGSKPAVNQLKPDVFFAVDSSAANDVDGTIGRQGVMDQGTLIRVFDPTVVTSPRLKEFILQTAEDNHIPYQYFVSKGGTDAGGVQGQGFGLPAVALGVASRYIHTHETVWSIPDFEAAQALVVAIAKSLDESVYQDILER; from the coding sequence ATGGATCAACATACTTGGGAGCAACTCGTCAAATATACGGAATTGCAGGGAACATCTGGTCAGGAAAATCAGGTTCGTCAAGCATTCAAACAGGACTTAACGCCTTTAGTTGATGAGGTTTACCAAAACAAGCTTGGTGGTGTTTTTGGTGTGAAAAACCAACAGTCCAATGGTCCCCGTGTGATGTTTGCTGCTCACATGGATGAAGTTGGCTTTATGGTCTCTGGCATTCTACCAACCGGGGCTTTGCAAGTGGTTGCCTTGGGTGGTTGGAACCCCATGACTGTTTCTGCTCACCGCTTTATACTCTTTACCAAAGATGGCCAATATCCAGTGGTATCATCTTCTGTTTCGCCACACTTGTTGCGTGGTCAGGCGGGTGGTCAAGGAAAATTGACGATTGATGATATTCTTTTTGACGCTGGTTTTGAATCTGCTGACCAGGCCCAGACTTTTGGCGTTCGTCCAGGAGACTTTATTGTGCCAGCCACCAAGACAGTCCGTCTTGCTAACCCTAACCGGGCGGTTTCCAAGGCCTATGATAACCGCTTTGGTATGGTAACAATTTTATCTGCTCTAGAAGAATTGCAAAGAGTGAAAACGCCAAATACTTTGATTGCTGGGGCAAATGTTCAAGAAGAAGTTGGTCTCCGCGGATCTAAGCCTGCTGTTAACCAGTTGAAGCCAGATGTTTTCTTTGCAGTGGATTCTTCGGCAGCAAATGATGTTGATGGCACGATTGGTCGTCAAGGAGTCATGGATCAGGGAACGCTGATTCGCGTTTTTGATCCGACAGTTGTCACGTCACCTCGCTTAAAGGAATTTATTCTACAAACAGCAGAGGATAATCATATTCCTTACCAATACTTTGTTTCAAAGGGTGGCACTGATGCTGGTGGCGTCCAAGGTCAAGGCTTCGGTCTTCCTGCTGTTGCTTTGGGTGTAGCATCTCGTTATATTCATACTCATGAAACGGTTTGGTCAATCCCTGACTTTGAAGCGGCTCAGGCCTTAGTGGTAGCGATTGCAAAGTCCTTGGATGAAAGTGTTTATCAAGATATTTTGGAGCGGTAA